In one Pseudodesulfovibrio tunisiensis genomic region, the following are encoded:
- a CDS encoding ATP-binding cassette domain-containing protein produces the protein MLIKGAGMKELQRRLFHSKTLASEIFLASFFVNLLSLASPIFVIQILSRYIGYGFDGTLYTLTSGMFIALVLGAGFSVIRTRMCAALSIRPDEELQSAVLAALAGIKAEALGRIPLARLQEISLAPQSVQAAFEASRIAAVLDMPFFLLFLFATFLLSPLLALITLLAVICSLIAGGMNMTRARKADAVFRESHVAHRSMVNSAIAGGDTVRMFNAAQYLGRVWKEQIARLLAFRNGIVNQKSYSQAVVQSLGALLRVAVYAVGAKLVVLGDLTVGALIGASILSAKALQIASNYNQAALGMTKAGDTLHMVGEFLALPRESGSGSALKEYAGKLEFKDVAIAFPGASGPLFESLTVTMEPGTIVGIMGKNGTGKTTLAKLAVGLYEPIRGQVLADGVDLRQLATEWWRSQVVYVPQEPAFLNGTYRENITLLNRDVDENRLNEIVRLVDLKGFLDASPTGLDTPVEEGGKTLSVGVRKRLALARALVGQTKIAVFDEPTEGLDAEGCAAVYNVMNLFAKQRVTMLVVSSDPQIVKGFNAVVDLNSKPVPRIGVVRKNGNEAQAASAGKG, from the coding sequence ATGCTGATCAAAGGAGCCGGGATGAAGGAGCTGCAACGGCGGCTTTTCCATTCCAAGACCCTCGCTTCCGAGATTTTTCTCGCCTCCTTTTTCGTGAACCTGCTTTCGCTGGCTTCACCCATTTTCGTCATCCAGATTCTGAGCCGGTACATCGGGTACGGTTTTGACGGCACACTCTACACTTTGACTTCGGGCATGTTCATTGCGCTTGTTCTTGGTGCCGGATTCAGTGTGATCAGGACGCGAATGTGTGCGGCCCTGAGCATACGGCCGGATGAGGAGCTGCAATCAGCCGTTCTCGCTGCTCTCGCCGGAATCAAGGCCGAAGCCCTTGGTCGCATTCCCTTGGCCAGGCTTCAGGAAATATCCCTTGCCCCCCAGAGTGTACAGGCTGCCTTCGAAGCTTCGCGCATTGCCGCGGTGCTGGATATGCCGTTTTTTCTCCTGTTCCTGTTCGCCACCTTCCTGCTCAGTCCCCTGCTGGCACTCATCACGCTGCTGGCTGTCATCTGTTCCCTGATTGCCGGGGGAATGAACATGACGCGCGCCAGAAAGGCCGATGCGGTCTTTCGTGAATCCCATGTCGCCCACCGAAGCATGGTCAATTCCGCCATTGCCGGGGGCGATACTGTCAGAATGTTCAATGCCGCCCAGTATCTGGGCAGGGTCTGGAAGGAACAGATAGCCAGGTTGCTTGCATTTCGAAACGGCATCGTCAATCAGAAGAGCTATTCGCAGGCCGTGGTGCAAAGCCTCGGGGCCCTGCTTCGTGTGGCTGTATACGCGGTCGGCGCAAAGCTGGTGGTGCTCGGCGACCTTACTGTCGGAGCGCTTATCGGTGCCAGCATCCTGTCGGCAAAGGCGTTGCAGATTGCTTCCAACTACAATCAGGCAGCCCTTGGAATGACAAAGGCCGGGGATACCCTGCACATGGTCGGTGAATTTCTGGCATTGCCTCGGGAATCCGGCTCGGGGTCAGCCTTGAAGGAGTATGCCGGCAAGCTTGAATTCAAGGATGTCGCCATTGCTTTTCCCGGTGCCTCCGGTCCACTCTTCGAGTCGTTGACCGTAACCATGGAACCCGGCACCATTGTCGGCATCATGGGGAAGAACGGAACGGGCAAGACCACCCTCGCCAAGCTGGCAGTTGGTCTGTATGAGCCCATACGCGGCCAGGTTCTGGCCGATGGGGTGGACCTGCGTCAGTTGGCCACGGAATGGTGGCGTTCGCAGGTCGTGTATGTGCCGCAGGAGCCTGCTTTTCTGAACGGAACCTATCGTGAAAACATTACGCTTTTGAATAGGGATGTCGACGAAAACAGGCTGAACGAAATCGTTCGGCTTGTGGATTTGAAAGGTTTTCTGGATGCCAGCCCAACTGGCCTTGATACGCCTGTGGAGGAGGGAGGAAAAACTCTTTCCGTGGGCGTTCGAAAACGGCTTGCCCTGGCCCGAGCTCTGGTCGGACAGACCAAAATCGCCGTATTTGACGAGCCTACCGAAGGGTTGGACGCCGAGGGATGTGCCGCTGTCTACAACGTGATGAACCTGTTTGCCAAACAGCGCGTCACCATGCTTGTGGTTTCCAGTGACCCTCAGATCGTCAAGGGATTCAATGCGGTTGTCGATCTCAACTCCAAACCAGTGCCCCGGATTGGTGTCGTGAGGAAAAACGGCAATGAGGCGCAGGCGGCTTCGGCGGGCAAGGGGTAG
- a CDS encoding HlyD family type I secretion periplasmic adaptor subunit: MYDVSKTTRLFFYLCILFCVSFLGWATVSPLDIVSESVGEVVPSTKVKRIQHLEGGIVREIKVREGDTVKVGQPLVTLEATARDSSVEELTVRVASLKVEIQRLEAQLLWFGVADDVSRVPEEFQDELFKPDEVRLDFSSKLAAEAPTLVEQAREMYQATKNRLVNDINSQKEKIKQRQQDIQEISARVRNQRDSLAYVREQIGISEDLLKDGLTTRYKHLGFLKEESKLKSRIEEDRAALERSKSMLVAAHENLAQIKNSFLEETQDALQNARREMLEFSQRLRKMTDSLSRTVIRSPASGVVKSVYIVNEGEVVQPGITILDIVPLNDKLIIEAHLPISEIGYVQVGQTAYVKLATSDARRFGNLDGRVRNISPDAITTENEGTFYKVLVETDKDRFEREGRFYQLFPGMRVIVGVRTGKRTVMEYLLYPYFDALYEGMHER, translated from the coding sequence TTGTACGACGTTTCAAAGACCACACGGCTTTTTTTCTATCTATGCATCCTGTTTTGCGTGAGCTTTCTGGGGTGGGCGACAGTCAGTCCTCTGGATATCGTGAGCGAATCCGTGGGGGAAGTCGTTCCAAGCACAAAGGTCAAGCGAATTCAGCATCTTGAAGGTGGGATTGTCCGGGAGATCAAGGTCAGGGAGGGCGATACCGTCAAGGTTGGCCAGCCTCTCGTCACGCTGGAGGCGACAGCCAGGGATTCTTCCGTGGAGGAATTGACCGTTCGAGTGGCTTCGCTCAAGGTTGAAATCCAGCGGCTTGAAGCGCAACTGCTGTGGTTTGGTGTTGCGGACGATGTTTCCCGGGTGCCTGAAGAGTTTCAGGATGAATTGTTCAAGCCGGATGAAGTACGGCTTGATTTTTCTTCGAAGCTTGCAGCCGAGGCTCCCACTCTTGTCGAACAGGCAAGGGAAATGTATCAGGCCACCAAAAACAGATTGGTCAATGATATCAACTCGCAAAAGGAAAAGATCAAGCAGCGGCAACAGGATATTCAGGAAATTTCCGCGCGGGTCCGGAATCAGAGGGATAGTCTCGCCTATGTGCGTGAACAGATCGGCATCAGTGAGGATCTGCTTAAGGATGGTCTGACCACCCGATACAAGCATTTGGGATTTCTTAAGGAGGAATCCAAGCTCAAGAGCCGGATCGAAGAGGACAGGGCGGCCCTGGAGCGGTCCAAATCCATGCTGGTTGCCGCTCACGAGAATCTGGCGCAGATCAAGAATTCCTTTCTTGAGGAAACTCAGGATGCATTGCAGAACGCACGAAGAGAAATGCTTGAATTTTCTCAGCGACTGCGCAAGATGACGGATTCACTGAGCCGTACGGTTATTCGTTCCCCGGCCAGTGGCGTGGTCAAATCCGTCTATATCGTCAACGAAGGCGAAGTGGTTCAGCCGGGCATAACCATTCTGGACATCGTCCCGTTGAACGACAAGCTCATCATCGAAGCCCACTTGCCCATAAGTGAAATAGGCTATGTGCAGGTCGGGCAAACCGCGTATGTCAAATTGGCTACCAGTGATGCCCGTCGTTTCGGCAATCTGGATGGCAGAGTGCGGAATATCAGCCCGGATGCCATTACCACCGAAAACGAAGGCACGTTCTACAAGGTCCTTGTGGAAACCGACAAGGATCGCTTCGAGCGCGAGGGCAGATTCTACCAACTGTTTCCCGGCATGCGCGTGATTGTCGGTGTTCGTACCGGCAAGCGCACCGTGATGGAATACCTGCTGTATCCCTATTTCGACGCACTCTACGAAGGCATGCACGAACGTTAG